One genomic region from Chloroflexota bacterium encodes:
- a CDS encoding glycosyltransferase family 4 protein yields MRILIAHSFYRLAGGEDGYVRQQVDLLSRHHTVHLLERANEALGERIATAARMIYSPAERRSVSRAIGRFRPDVVHLHNAYPSFGPAVHLVAERRGLPLVMTVHNFRMRCPNGVMFTEGQPCRRCEGGNYANAVVHECFPTRSQAAAYASALLTHRFALRLEEKVTLYIAPSRFMRDRLVQWGIPPDRVEVVRNFTDLRPGNAEPGSYGLYVGRLSDEKGLDDLLHALVLAGDPPFHLVGDGPAARRLVELAGRLELANLRFAGRLNRDGVEREMRGARYVAFSSRWDENAPLAALEAMAAGRPLLATRTGGLTELVEEDSGITVDVGDVEAMGRAIRTLVEDDARCRSFGERAIARAVAELAPEPHRHRLEEVYERAQVLASLPRASRH; encoded by the coding sequence GTCCGCCAGCAGGTCGACCTCCTGAGCCGGCATCACACGGTCCACCTGCTCGAACGCGCCAACGAGGCGCTCGGGGAGCGCATCGCGACCGCGGCGCGGATGATCTACTCGCCGGCCGAGCGGCGGAGCGTGTCCCGGGCGATCGGCCGGTTCCGGCCGGACGTCGTCCATCTCCACAACGCATATCCGTCGTTCGGGCCGGCCGTCCATCTTGTCGCCGAACGGCGCGGGCTGCCCCTCGTCATGACGGTCCACAACTTCCGGATGCGGTGCCCGAACGGCGTGATGTTCACGGAGGGGCAGCCGTGCCGACGGTGCGAGGGTGGCAACTATGCGAACGCCGTCGTCCACGAGTGCTTCCCGACGCGCTCCCAGGCTGCCGCCTATGCGAGCGCCCTGCTGACCCACCGGTTCGCGCTGAGGCTCGAGGAGAAGGTCACCCTGTACATCGCACCGAGCCGGTTCATGCGCGACCGCCTCGTCCAGTGGGGGATACCGCCGGACCGGGTGGAGGTCGTCCGGAACTTCACCGACCTGCGACCCGGCAATGCAGAGCCAGGTTCCTACGGCCTCTACGTGGGGCGGCTGTCCGACGAGAAGGGCCTGGACGATCTGTTGCACGCACTCGTCCTCGCTGGTGACCCGCCATTCCACCTCGTCGGGGACGGCCCCGCTGCGCGGAGGCTCGTGGAGCTCGCCGGACGCCTCGAGCTCGCCAACCTGCGCTTCGCGGGTCGCCTCAACCGCGATGGGGTCGAGCGCGAGATGCGTGGCGCTCGGTACGTGGCCTTCTCCTCGCGCTGGGACGAGAACGCCCCGCTCGCGGCGCTCGAGGCGATGGCCGCGGGACGTCCACTCCTCGCGACCCGCACGGGCGGGCTGACCGAGCTCGTCGAGGAGGACAGCGGGATCACCGTCGACGTGGGTGACGTGGAGGCGATGGGTCGGGCCATCCGGACGCTCGTGGAAGACGACGCACGGTGTCGATCGTTCGGCGAGCGCGCCATCGCACGCGCCGTGGCCGAGCTCGCGCCAGAGCCGCATCGGCATCGCCTCGAGGAGGTCTACGAACGCGCGCAAGTGCTGGCATCGCTGCCACGAGCATCGCGACACTAG
- a CDS encoding TIGR03621 family F420-dependent LLM class oxidoreductase, translating to MPRLTQPIERWRGALRRIEDLGFSTVCVSEHLTHGWTMEPLTVMTAAVDATTTLRVLSLVLSNDFRHPVLLHKAIATLDVLSGGRVELGIGAGWLEDDYVAAGIRLDPPATRIERLAESVEVIRGLFGPDPVSFQGRHYRIAGLDGLPKPVQQPHPPFMIGGGGPRILAFAAANADIVGVHARLPEGSLSAAAAADLGAERIGAKVRWVREAARAAGRPDDALELQFSAYLVRVSDSPAEAGASTSSFAELLGADPELLAGSPAVLAGSVAACVAALQERRERYGFNYWNLGADIEAVAPIVARLAGT from the coding sequence ATGCCCCGACTGACACAGCCGATCGAACGCTGGCGCGGTGCCCTGCGCCGGATCGAGGACCTCGGCTTCAGCACCGTGTGCGTCTCGGAGCACCTGACCCACGGCTGGACGATGGAGCCACTGACGGTCATGACCGCGGCGGTCGACGCAACCACCACGCTTCGGGTGCTCTCGCTCGTCCTCTCGAACGACTTCCGTCACCCCGTTCTCCTCCATAAGGCGATCGCGACGCTGGACGTGCTGAGCGGCGGCCGTGTCGAGCTTGGGATCGGAGCCGGCTGGCTGGAGGACGACTACGTCGCCGCGGGCATCCGCCTGGATCCGCCGGCCACCCGGATCGAGCGATTGGCCGAGTCCGTGGAGGTCATCCGCGGCCTGTTCGGCCCGGACCCCGTCTCGTTCCAGGGCCGACACTACCGGATCGCCGGCCTGGACGGCCTGCCGAAGCCCGTCCAGCAACCGCACCCGCCATTCATGATCGGCGGTGGCGGGCCACGAATCCTGGCCTTCGCGGCGGCGAACGCGGACATCGTGGGCGTTCACGCCAGACTGCCCGAGGGTTCGCTCTCGGCCGCCGCCGCGGCGGACCTCGGCGCGGAGCGCATTGGCGCGAAGGTTCGCTGGGTGCGCGAGGCCGCCCGCGCGGCCGGCCGGCCGGACGATGCGCTCGAGCTCCAGTTCTCGGCCTATCTCGTCCGGGTCTCGGACTCGCCCGCCGAGGCCGGAGCAAGCACCTCTAGCTTCGCCGAGCTGCTGGGGGCCGACCCCGAGCTGCTCGCCGGCTCGCCGGCCGTGCTCGCCGGCAGCGTGGCCGCCTGCGTCGCGGCGCTCCAGGAGCGCCGCGAGCGCTACGGGTTCAACTACTGGAACCTGGGCGCGGACATCGAGGCCGTGGCGCCGATCGTTGCGAGGCTTGCCGGCACCTAG
- a CDS encoding methyltransferase domain-containing protein: MPEPESLGPCRSCGSALLGPILDLGSQPFADALVDPDAPPGAEPTHRLALGVCPHCWLVQLAETEQPPDPAHGHGAAFSSSTLDHVGGWAAELLDELKLDASSLVVDVAAGSGHLLAPFRAAGLRVWAVEADPAMAEACRAAEIRTSPGPFGASSAAALRAAAGPADLVLVNHALAHVDDLADATSGIGLLLKPGGTVAIEFHHLLGLVVERQFDAVCHAHRTYLSLTALRPLLDRHGLRAIDARPMAAHGGSLRVLAVGSEDASARATPEGTARLEAIVEAEHTGGLDRLDGFDDLGPAAAAACDRIRSFLETARADGLKVAGYGAPSRAATLCNAAGITSALLPFTVDRSPDKQGRLLPGCRIPIRDPTAIEVARPDLILILPWTLREEIVEQLAVARTWGGRFVVALPELRLFS; this comes from the coding sequence ATGCCCGAACCCGAATCGCTCGGGCCTTGTCGGTCCTGCGGCTCGGCCCTGCTGGGACCGATCCTTGACCTCGGCTCCCAGCCGTTTGCCGATGCGCTCGTCGATCCCGACGCGCCGCCGGGGGCGGAACCGACTCACCGGCTTGCTCTTGGCGTGTGCCCGCACTGCTGGCTGGTACAGCTGGCGGAGACGGAGCAACCGCCAGACCCGGCCCACGGGCATGGGGCGGCCTTCTCCTCGTCGACACTGGACCACGTCGGCGGTTGGGCCGCCGAGCTGCTCGACGAGCTGAAACTGGATGCGTCGAGCCTGGTGGTCGACGTTGCCGCCGGATCCGGCCACCTCCTCGCGCCCTTCCGGGCTGCCGGCCTCCGGGTCTGGGCGGTGGAGGCCGATCCGGCCATGGCCGAGGCGTGTCGCGCAGCGGAGATCCGGACGAGCCCCGGCCCCTTCGGCGCGAGCAGCGCGGCCGCGCTCCGGGCAGCCGCGGGCCCGGCCGACCTGGTTCTCGTCAACCACGCGCTCGCGCACGTCGACGACCTGGCCGATGCCACGAGCGGGATCGGCCTCCTGCTCAAGCCGGGCGGCACGGTCGCGATCGAGTTCCACCACCTGCTCGGCCTCGTGGTGGAGCGCCAGTTCGACGCTGTCTGTCACGCCCATCGCACCTATCTCTCGCTGACCGCGCTGCGGCCGTTGCTCGATCGCCACGGACTGCGGGCGATCGACGCCCGCCCGATGGCGGCCCACGGTGGCTCGCTGCGGGTCCTCGCCGTGGGTTCGGAGGATGCCTCCGCCCGGGCGACCCCCGAAGGCACCGCTCGACTCGAGGCGATCGTCGAGGCTGAGCACACCGGAGGTCTGGACCGGCTGGATGGGTTCGATGATCTGGGCCCGGCCGCGGCGGCAGCCTGCGATCGCATCCGGTCGTTTCTCGAGACCGCGCGCGCCGACGGCCTGAAGGTCGCCGGGTACGGCGCCCCGAGCCGCGCAGCGACGCTCTGCAACGCCGCCGGGATCACGTCTGCGCTCCTGCCGTTCACGGTCGACCGTTCGCCGGACAAGCAGGGCCGATTGCTGCCTGGCTGCCGAATTCCGATCCGGGATCCGACGGCCATCGAGGTCGCCCGCCCGGACCTCATCCTCATCCTGCCGTGGACGCTCCGCGAAGAGATCGTCGAACAGCTGGCCGTGGCACGCACCTGGGGCGGCCGGTTCGTCGTGGCCCTTCCGGAACTCCGGCTGTTCAGCTGA
- a CDS encoding NAD(P)-binding protein, which yields MTDHRTIAVLGSGFAGFGAGHRLETAGRPYVCFDKNPYIGGHTASHVQPDGWVFDDGPHVSFTKDERVQGILADAVDGRFESVPIRLNNYWQGYWFTHPAQVNLHGLPTDLIVRLLVDFVEAQRIADPQVSNYEEWCLAAFGRTFAETFPLVYGRKYHTTEAANLTTDWLGPRMYRPNLAEIFQGALASTPTTDVHYVTHFRYPSHGGYVSYVRSWAERAGVRLGHELVGLDPVACVLRFATGLSVPYRQVISSIGLPELIPMIDGVPGEVREAAARLAFTSVVMVNLGIDRADLTDAHVSYFYDEDIVFSRLSFPHRLSPHTVPPGTGSIQAEIYFSDKYRPLPESPDGLIRRVIADLRRCGILRDADQILFSEARVARYGNVIYDHDRAAALATVHGYLDEIGVLYCGRYGEWNHLWTDEAFVSGERAAERALERDG from the coding sequence ATGACGGATCACCGGACGATCGCCGTGTTGGGTAGCGGGTTTGCGGGCTTTGGTGCCGGCCATCGACTCGAGACCGCCGGCCGCCCGTACGTCTGCTTCGACAAAAACCCGTACATCGGAGGCCACACGGCCAGTCACGTCCAACCCGATGGCTGGGTCTTCGACGACGGTCCGCATGTGTCGTTCACGAAGGACGAACGTGTTCAGGGCATCCTGGCCGACGCCGTCGACGGCCGGTTCGAGAGCGTGCCCATTCGCCTGAACAACTACTGGCAGGGCTACTGGTTCACCCATCCGGCCCAGGTCAACCTCCACGGCCTTCCGACCGACCTGATCGTCCGGCTTCTGGTGGACTTCGTGGAGGCCCAGCGGATCGCGGATCCGCAGGTCAGCAACTACGAGGAATGGTGCCTGGCGGCGTTCGGGCGGACGTTCGCCGAGACCTTCCCGCTCGTCTACGGTCGCAAGTACCACACCACCGAGGCCGCCAACCTGACGACTGACTGGCTGGGCCCGCGGATGTATCGGCCCAACCTCGCGGAGATATTCCAGGGCGCCCTGGCGAGCACGCCGACGACCGACGTTCACTACGTCACCCATTTCCGGTACCCCTCCCACGGCGGCTACGTCTCCTACGTCCGGTCGTGGGCCGAGCGGGCCGGCGTGCGCCTGGGTCACGAACTCGTCGGACTGGATCCGGTCGCCTGCGTGCTCCGCTTCGCGACAGGGCTCTCCGTGCCGTACCGGCAGGTCATCTCGTCGATCGGACTGCCCGAGCTGATCCCGATGATCGACGGCGTCCCAGGTGAAGTTCGCGAGGCGGCCGCGCGACTGGCGTTCACGAGCGTGGTGATGGTCAATCTGGGGATCGATCGGGCGGACCTCACTGACGCCCACGTGTCCTATTTCTACGACGAGGACATCGTCTTCTCGCGCCTGAGCTTTCCTCACCGCCTGTCGCCCCACACCGTGCCGCCGGGGACGGGCAGCATCCAGGCCGAGATCTACTTCTCCGACAAGTACCGCCCGCTGCCCGAATCACCCGACGGGCTCATCCGGCGCGTGATTGCCGACCTGCGGCGTTGCGGGATCCTTCGGGACGCCGATCAGATCCTCTTCTCTGAGGCGCGGGTCGCTCGCTATGGCAACGTCATCTACGACCATGACCGGGCCGCTGCGCTGGCGACGGTCCACGGCTACCTGGACGAGATAGGCGTCCTGTACTGCGGGCGCTATGGCGAGTGGAACCACCTCTGGACGGACGAGGCGTTCGTGAGCGGAGAACGGGCGGCCGAGCGCGCGCTCGAGCGCGACGGCTGA
- a CDS encoding glycosyltransferase family 2 protein — translation MGPRWGRSTPPPRVSIGLVVYNGERYLSSAIDSLLDQTYRDFELIISDNGSTDGTERIASAAVDRDDRVRYVRHAENHGLAWNLNYVVRQASGEFFMWAGHDDIHGPEFIERCVAVLSADSGVVYAYGDTLLIDGEGTVFGREINRFELAERSPNRRFWEQLVVRGGQNFYGIIRSSVLRSIAPHGSIPWAERVMFAELSLHGRFALVPRATFFWRRHPAQLTAIWGSRRAFTDALDPGRPAWRRLTPVLMTEYVGGYVAAIWRAPLGAGEQLRCCARLARWLLSHLPGLGVEDPRAAGVEIGPLRPEDQGTTRDGSSDGD, via the coding sequence ATGGGCCCGAGATGGGGGCGATCGACGCCGCCGCCGCGAGTCTCGATCGGCCTCGTCGTCTACAACGGGGAGCGTTATCTCAGCTCGGCCATCGACTCCCTGCTCGACCAGACCTACCGTGACTTCGAGCTCATCATCTCGGACAACGGGTCGACTGATGGAACCGAGCGGATCGCCAGCGCAGCCGTCGACCGCGACGACCGCGTCCGCTATGTGCGCCACGCCGAGAACCACGGCCTGGCCTGGAACCTGAACTACGTCGTCCGGCAGGCCAGCGGCGAGTTCTTCATGTGGGCCGGCCATGACGACATCCACGGACCCGAGTTCATCGAGCGATGCGTGGCCGTCCTGAGCGCGGATTCCGGGGTGGTCTATGCCTACGGCGATACGCTACTGATCGATGGCGAGGGCACGGTCTTCGGTCGCGAGATCAACCGCTTCGAGCTGGCCGAGCGATCGCCGAACCGGCGGTTCTGGGAGCAGCTGGTGGTCCGGGGAGGCCAGAACTTCTACGGGATCATCCGGTCGTCCGTCCTCCGCTCGATCGCGCCGCACGGATCGATCCCGTGGGCCGAGCGGGTCATGTTCGCGGAGCTGAGCCTGCATGGTCGGTTTGCGCTCGTCCCAAGGGCGACATTCTTCTGGCGCCGCCATCCCGCTCAACTCACTGCGATCTGGGGGAGCCGACGTGCGTTCACCGACGCCCTGGATCCCGGGCGCCCAGCCTGGCGACGATTGACGCCGGTGCTCATGACCGAATATGTGGGCGGCTACGTGGCCGCGATCTGGCGAGCGCCGTTGGGAGCCGGGGAGCAGCTCCGTTGCTGCGCCCGGTTGGCTCGCTGGCTGCTCAGCCACCTTCCCGGCCTGGGTGTGGAGGACCCCCGCGCAGCGGGTGTGGAGATCGGGCCTCTGCGGCCCGAGGATCAGGGCACTACACGGGACGGATCTTCCGACGGTGACTGA